The following are from one region of the Vitis riparia cultivar Riparia Gloire de Montpellier isolate 1030 chromosome 14, EGFV_Vit.rip_1.0, whole genome shotgun sequence genome:
- the LOC117930146 gene encoding probable L-cysteine desulfhydrase, chloroplastic gives MSRAMCMTWRHSSRLFSCCPLPFTSPLLLAPSHFHYIISDIIVSHHHSHLLSSFTQNPSSQSSIMESSPPHHQQNESNGTHNISKKSKPMLISESDLRFEFSHHDPSIARINNGSFGSCPASVTAAQHHWQLLFLRQPDHFYFNRLQPAILRSRTLIKDLVNADHVDEISLVDNATTAAAIVLQQIAWAFTEGRFQRGDAVVMLHYAYGAVKKSIHAYVCRAGGQVIEVPLPFPVNSNEEIVDEFRRALMRGKANSGRVRLAVIDHITSMPSVLIPVKELVKICREEGVDQVFVDAAHGIGCTDVDMKEIGADFYTSNLHKWFFCPPSVAFLYCRKTPETCPELHHPVVSHEYGNGLAIESGWIGTRDYSAQLVVSDAIEFTNRFEGGIEGIKKRNHDGVVEMGKMLASAWGTNLGTPQEMCASLIMVGLPVSLGISSDSDAMKLRKHLRENFGVEVPIYYRHPKDGEVNPITGYARISYQVYNTIDDYYKFRDAVNQLVSDGFTCALFPK, from the coding sequence CCATGTGTATGACATGGCGCCATTCCAGCCGTTTATTCAGTTGTTGCCCACTTCCCTTCACATCTCCATTACTCTTGGCTCCTTCTCACTTTCACTATATCATTTCCGACATCATTGTAAGTCACCATCATTCtcatcttctctcttctttcacCCAAAACCCTAGCTCTCAATCCTCAATCATGGAGTCTTCACCTCCCCATCATCAGCAAAATGAAAGCAACGGCACCCATAACATCTCCAAGAAATCAAAGCCCATGTTGATATCTGAGTCAGATCTTCGATTTGAATTCTCTCACCACGACCCCAGTATCGCCAGAATCAATAACGGGTCTTTCGGCAGCTGCCCGGCCTCCGTTACTGCCGCTCAACACCATTGGCAGCTCCTATTTCTCCGCCAGCCCGACCACTTCTACTTCAACCGTCTCCAGCCAGCCATTCTCCGTTCAAGAACCCTGATCAAGGACCTCGTCAACGCCGACCACGTCGATGAAATCTCCCTTGTCGACAACGCCACCACCGCCGCCGCAATCGTCCTCCAGCAAATCGCTTGGGCCTTCACAGAAGGCCGATTCCAGAGGGGCGACGCCGTCGTCATGCTCCACTACGCCTACGGCGCCGTCAAGAAGTCCATCCACGCCTACGTCTGTCGCGCCGGCGGCCAAGTCATCGAAGTTCCGTTGCCGTTTCCGGTGAATTCGAACGAAGAGATTGTGGATGAGTTTAGGCGGGCTTTGATGAGAGGGAAGGCCAACAGTGGAAGGGTGAGGTTGGCTGTGATCGATCACATTACGTCGATGCCGTCGGTGCTGATTCCGGTAAAAGAGTTGGTCAAGATTTGCAGGGAAGAGGGGGTTGACCAAGTTTTCGTGGATGCAGCTCATGGTATTGGGTGTActgatgttgatatgaaagaaaTTGGTGCTGATTTTTACACCAGTAATTTGCATAAATGGTTCTTTTGCCCGCCATCCGTTGCATTTTTGTACTGCCGGAAAACACCTGAGACTTGTCCGGAGTTGCACCATCCGGTGGTGTCTCATGAATACGGTAATGGGTTAGCCATAGAAAGTGGTTGGATAGGGACTAGAGATTACAGTGCCCAATTGGTGGTCTCGGATGCAATTGAATTCACGAACCGGTTTGAAGGTGGTATAGAGGGaatcaagaaaagaaatcatGATGGTGTTGTTGAGATGGGGAAGATGTTGGCCAGTGCATGGGGGACAAATCTTGGGACTCCACAAGAAATGTGTGCAAGCTTGATAATGGTTGGGTTGCCCGTTTCTTTGGGGATTTCTAGTGATTCAGATGCTATGAAGTTAAGAAAGCATTTGAGGGAAAATTTTGGTGTTGAAGTGCCAATATACTATCGGCACCCAAAAGATGGGGAGGTTAATCCAATAACAGGGTATGCTCGAATTTCTTATCAAGTTTACAACACAATCGATGATTATTACAAGTTCAGAGATGCGGTTAATCAACTTGTTAGTGATGGTTTTACTTGTGCTCTTTTCCCTAAGTGA